In the Dictyostelium discoideum AX4 chromosome 6 chromosome, whole genome shotgun sequence genome, ttattattattattttctttatcatgtttgattaaattttcgctataaatttcatttccaTTTTCATGTTGAATTCGAATGGCTGGTTCCTCTTTATTTtcctctttttctttttcttcataATCCAATTGCAtttctatttctttttctttttgtttttgtttttccaTTTGATACTCTGCTTGTTCTAAAGTTTCTTCTTCTAAATCATCTTCTATTTCTTGTTCTACAAGTATTTCCTTTTGATCATCgttattgttaatattattattttcttcatcttctgcattgtattcattttcaatttcttcttcactataaattgtttcaatctctaaattatttttttgattattattattgacatcattcatattattattattaccattaccatttataaaattattattattatggttgtttaaaatttctgTTTCTTTGTgctttattttaaaatgagaTTCATTTTCACTATCTGTACTTTTTTCATTCGCTATATCTTTATTATAACAATAActttcttcatctttttcctcctcttcttcattatcCTTTGctattttacaattttctATTGTTTCTCTATTTACCAAGATACCATtgtaattgttattattattattattattattattattattattattattgttattattattattattattaccattgttattattattttctattttatttgcAGGTCCTAATGATTTTGAATCTTCATCACTATTATTGTCAGTGGTATTGGCTATTGCTATTGGTTGTATTGTGCCAGTTTCACCAGGAAATTGAGAATTTAATGCCTCTGTTAATTTTCTGTCCTCTTCTAGctcatcatcaaatattaatatgttGCTTGTATTTctaaaattcattatttatttttttttttttttttttttttttttttttcaactatttaaataatttttactgatttattcatttaggttttatttttatttttataattattattatatttattattaactatGTTTAAATGTTTGTTATTGTTAAACCGCTATTATtttccaatattttttttttttttgttattactataattttttaaaaaaaaaaaagaaaaaaaaaaaaaaaaaaaatattataaaaaaaaaataatttaaaaaataattaaaaaaaataaaaaaatttaaaaaaaaaattaatttggatcacccttttaaattttttttttttttttcaatactaaaaataagcaatgatattttttttaaaattgaacaaGCAATATTTCTAGAATTTCCTTTAAAAGCAACAaacagaaaaaaataaaaaaaaaaaaaatttattgagtttttaatttattgtaaACTAATTAGTTTCCTAAAGAAtttgttattaatttcttggcattattttttttttttttttttatttcttaaattttttatttacattcaAGTCCacaaaaaatgattgaatatcctgcaaatattgaaaaaataaaaatggaaaaaaaaaaaaaaaaaaaaaaaaagtagaatattaatattattatttttattactattaaaaaaaaataataaaaataacttaCTTGTTTTGTAATTACTTGATTTTTATCTAATTTCTTTGAGAATaactcttttaatttctctttcaTATCACTAAAACCTTCTATTAGAGCTCTTTGTTGAGTTGGTGGTAATGTTTTACTAAATACATCTTGACCCATTTCAAAAACATTAACAGGTTTATTATCAAGATTTTCATCTACagttttattctttttttttaaagagttttcatctttttcaaataagAACTCaacttttttatctttataaatttctttaCACTTTAAACAACTACATAACTCATCTTTCCATAACTCtttacaaaataaatcatACTTTTTGTTTGGAGTTATAACTCCACCTTCAACTTTACaaatactattactattattactattattgttattattattattatcaccaattaTGATAtgatcattttcaatataacATCTAATCTGTGGATATAATAAAAggaattgattttttgataaacAATCAGCACAAATTAAATCTGAAAATTCACCAGGACTTGGAATATCTGTAAcgtttgaatttaattttaaacaattctCGTGGAACCAATCTTCACAAAATATACATTGAATCATATCTTCTTTATAGTCATAAGGACTATcacaataacaatattttcctttaaaattatgattataatgatttctttcatttaaaatttgactTTTATCATATGATccaatatcaatatcatttaaatggttattatttgttgttgttgttgttgttgttgttgttgttgtagttgtagttgtattattactattattaatattattaacattattattatcatcttcttTAAGAATTCCTGATAATTGacatttaaaactattattaggTTCTTGAATTTTTGTACCACAATCACATCTAAAATtccttttattaaataactCATAAACGTCATGATATAAATGACAATGCATTGAACATCCATAGCAAAATccaaacttttaaaaaaaaaaaaaaaaattagatgatgatgatgatgatgataataataacaataattgaatattaaaatagttactaatttatcatttgataattgacAAGTTTTACAAGCAAATACAGATTGATTAATATAACCTTTATCAAAAGTACAAATACTTTCATCACCCCAATcctcttgttcttgttcttttgCTTCCTctaataaattcttttccTCTTCTAATTGATCATTCAATGCTTCTTGAATTGATATAATCTCATCATCTTTTCTACTTCTTTTACCTCCAATTATATTTGCTTGTGGTTGTGAAGTTGTGATAGTTGTAGTTGCGTTTGTGgtagttgaagttgttgttgatggtggtggtgaaggTGTTACTTCTGATGTTGTAATGATAGATTCAACATTTGAAGGTTCTTTTGGATTTGTATCTGTCACTTTCTCATTGTCCATTTTTGTATCATtaatccaaaaaaataaataaaaaaaaaaatggaaaaataaaaaaaaaattaaaaaaaaatgaaaaaaaaaaaaaaaaaaaaaaattcaaaattaaaaaatttcaaggtgcaaattaaaagaataaaaaataataattaattaaaaaggatgaaaatcaaatttgGTATGgataaaaaaggaaaatcaacataaaaaaaaataataataataataacaattttatttttttaatttgtattatttttaagttataaataaaaacaagaaaaaaaatttttttaatataaaaataaatattaatctttttttttttttttaagttgtAATCTAGATCGATTTTAATACCGGtaagatttttatttagaaattttCGAATGGATCTAACTCACAacttagaaaaaaaaaaagagataaaaaaaaaaaaaataataataataaattttataaaaaaaaaaaaaaaaaaaagagataaaaaaaaagaaattaatttcttattcccagttttatttgatttttgatttaaatcaaaaattaaaaaaataaaaaaaaatatcaaagcATCCTTGTTTTTcaaacctttttttatttttgtttttaatttttttttttttttttttttttatttttttttgaatttttttgaattttttttttttcacgcaaattttttttttttttatttatcaatttaaccacacaaataaataaataacataaatagatataaaaaaaaagtaagatAATCAACACCacattcattatttaattaaaaaacaatgttATTTTGCTATAAATAtaagataaataaataaaaaaaaaaataataataataaaataataatataaataataattataaaataataataaaagaataatattactattaaaataataattatgttatgttaaataaacttttttttttataaaacttaaatttttaataatttcatcattattttgatATACACAAACATGTGtaccttttattttttttttatttttttttttttttagaaacaCGATAGTGtaaactttaaataaaaaaaaaaaattttataaaatatttacaaaaaaacaCCCCcactaaataaatataagaggcaattataatttaaatcacaTGTATGTGAATACCAATAATTACAAagtttgggaaaaaaaataaaataaataaaaataaaaaataaaataaaaaaaaaaaaacaataataaaaacaaccaccttttctttttctctcttttgtgtggtttttttttttttttataaaaaataaataaataataaataataataataataaaaatttattatttataaacacacattattcttttttttaattttatttttatttatttttttttctttttttttttctttttttttttaattaattttttcaaaaataaaaataattaaacacACCATATcttagtttttaaaataatatattacaAAACATGATTAATATTCTaactaaatttatttacaacatttattaaattataaatcaaatcaCAACTTTCATTGTTTCatttgcaaaaaaaaaaaaaaaaaaaaaaaaaaaaaaacggtttttatattttatatttatcgATAAACCTGCATGGATAATAGTATCGTACATAATAGCAAAGTAATTCCATTCGACCTCAACTTCTAttaaacaagaaaaaaaaaaaccaaaccaccagagaaaaaaaaaaaaaaccaccaaaaaaaaaaaaaacccaccaaaaaaaaaaaaaaacaactatCAGCACCTTACAATTATACATtccccattttttttttttaatttcaaaaaaagaatttagaaCCATAAATTATAGtgttttattcttttataatcaaattttcaacaaaatcaaatttataaagTACTCAGCCTAAAACGTaagtttaaaattatttcaatcaccagtaaaaaaataaaaaaaacttattttttttttttggtcaaaaagttttttctgttttttttttcatacaTTCACACattcacaaaaaaaagaaaaaaaagaaaaaaaaaaaaaaaagttttttagaATTCACAATAATTTTGATTCGATTGTTATGTTAAAACAAATTTctcaatttttttcattattttaattttttttttttttttaaatttttttttttttcatttttaattaaataccACGCAAACAAACAacacaaaattttttttttttttttatttcatttcatttcattttttttttttttttttaatttacacaAACACAAACAAACCagcaaataaataattaatatatttttttttatataaataatacttTTACATGGTATAAAAGAGATGTAATTAGGACCAGGTAAAAATGACAGGAATTCGAAGCGCACTACCAAATCCAGCCTCATTGGTTGAAAGTTCAACTCACAGATTTCTCATTTTCGATGCaccaaatgatgataatctacctttatatataaatgaattaaaaaaatataacgTCTCTCATTTAGTTAGAGCATGTGATCCAACATATTCAACTGAACCACTTCAAGCAATTGGTATCCAAGTGCATGTaagttattaattatttattattattattattattattattattattattattattatttatagctTTAGGATTATTATCAGCAAAAATTTAGCGGagaaatgaataaaatttagagaaaaagaaaaataaaaaaattataaaatagggataaatattaattaaaaatttattataacataaaatataaataataggaTATGCCATTTGCAGATGGTGGTTCTCCTCCTGATGCGGTTGTAAATAATTGGATTAAAATACTTGGGGAATCTTACAAGTAagttttgtatttttatttttttttttttttttttttttttttgtgtaattttagaaattggATTTTAacatattaactttttttatgaaCATAATTAGAAAAGATTCAAAAGAAACTATTGGTATTCATTGTGTTGCAGGACTTGGTAGAGCACCAGTTTTAGTGGCAATTGCATTGATTGAGGGTGGAATGA is a window encoding:
- the ubr7 gene encoding ubiquitin protein ligase E3 component n-recognin 7; translation: MDNEKVTDTNPKEPSNVESIITTSEVTPSPPPSTTTSTTTNATTTITTSQPQANIIGGKRSRKDDEIISIQEALNDQLEEEKNLLEEAKEQEQEDWGDESICTFDKGYINQSVFACKTCQLSNDKLFGFCYGCSMHCHLYHDVYELFNKRNFRCDCGTKIQEPNNSFKCQLSGILKEDDNNNVNNINNSNNTTTTTTTTTTTTTTTNNNHLNDIDIGSYDKSQILNERNHYNHNFKGKYCYCDSPYDYKEDMIQCIFCEDWFHENCLKLNSNVTDIPSPGEFSDLICADCLSKNQFLLLYPQIRCYIENDHIIIGDNNNNNNNSNNSNSICKVEGGVITPNKKYDLFCKELWKDELCSCLKCKEIYKDKKVEFLFEKDENSLKKKNKTVDENLDNKPVNVFEMGQDVFSKTLPPTQQRALIEGFSDMKEKLKELFSKKLDKNQVITKQDIQSFFVDLNVNKKFKK